From Thermoleophilum album:
GGCACACGCGTGGACAAGCAGCGCAGCCCAGGAAGACGCGAGTCCGCTGAGACGCACGCCCTGCGCGAGGGCGGCGGCCGCAGACTTCGCCCGGACGCTCCCGCGGTGCTCGTGGTACCGCACGAACGGCGGGTTGCCCACCACGGCATCCACCCAGGGAAGACGAGCTCCAAGCTGTGCGGGCGTCGGCTGATCGAAGAAGTCCCCGCACAGCAACGTCGCTTCATGCCCGTCCGCTGCCAGTAGGCGCGACGCCTCGACGAGCGAGTCCTGATGGAGGTCGACTCCAAACAGCTGGTTCCGAATGTCGCCGGGCGTCGCTCCAGCTACAGCCAGCCGCCGGGCGGCCGCCTGCAGGAACACGCCCTCCCCGCAGGTGGGATCCAGCAGCGTGGCATCACGCCGGCCAGCAAGGGCCCAGGCGACGAGGAAGTCAGCGATCGGGTACGGCGTGAAGTACGCCCCGCGTTGCTTGCGCAGATCCGGGGTGTCGCCAGGTAGCAGCCGAGCCTCCATCGGCCGCGAAGCCTAAGCCCCGGACCGGTCGGGATGAGGCGATGTGAGCCAGGCGGCGATCGCGCCCGATAGGGCGGCGGCGGCGTAGTGGCGCAGGGCGGACGCCTCGACGCTCCCGCCCGCTCGTCCCTTACTCATCGCTCATCGCTCCTCCTTGAGTTGTTTCCCGCACGCTACTCCCGGTGCCCGACGGTACGTGCACCCGCTCCGCCGACGGCCGGGAGCGCCCTGCGCCCGGCGCGCGGTCGTTGTTGGGCGCGGCGGCGGGTAGCTCGACATGGTGGGGCTTGCGGGCGGTCGGGGCTGCCGCGCCATTGGGCACCAGAACGTTTCTGGTGCCCAATGCTCACCTCATCGGCCGCAAATTGCGGGGATTTGAAGGAGACCCTGCGAGAGGTCCGGCATCGCGGTTTTCGTCTCTACGATGCGGCTGGCGGCGGTTGCGGCACATGCTTGGCCAGACGCCTTACAAGCAGGAGGTCGCCGGTTCGAGTCCGGCGCCGCCCACTCGCAAAACCCCTGCAAAACGCGGGGTCGTGTCGCGGTACTCCGCACGCTTACACCAGGCGTAGCGCCGGGGGTTGCGGTTGTTGGCGACACGCTCGGTCCTGCGCATCGCCGTGACGGTCCTGCTTTCGCACGCGAGGGCCGCGCTGTTTATGGGCGAGTGTCTCAGAGACCTGCGACCGTGTGACTGTCGGTCGTGGCGGCGAGCGTCGGCGGCAGCACCCCGAGCCCGTATGTGCTCCACGCCAGCGGCGCCTCTGCCTACCCCATCGTCGTCGACCTGTTGTTCGGCGTGGTCGGATTTCTCGCGCGCTGGTGCGTCCAGGGTGCGATCGTGGACTCGCGCGTTGAAGGGTCTGGCGCGATGCGCTCGGCTGGGCGACGCGCCGTCGATCGCGCCTCCGGTGCTCGCGCCAGGCGGGTCGGTCAGGCTTCGCGCCTGCCGGGGGTGGTGGATGCAAAAGTGGGTTCGCTGCCCTCGGATCGCGCCGCCTCGGCAAGCTCCCTGAGCAGCTCGCGCAACGCCTGGGCCGTCGCCTCGTCCGCCAGCTCCTCGCCGGAGAAGCGCTGGTCGATCTTGCCCACCGGCAGCTCCCGCTCGAGCGGCCGCGCGCCGGCGATCATCAGCGCACGGCGAGCGACCTGTTGCGCCCACAGCGCGCCGAACGACGAGACGCTCCCGCCCGTCACAGCCGCCGGCTTGCCGGCGATTGGGGCTGCGCCGGCAGGGCGCGACAGCCAGTCGATCGCGTTCTTGAGGGCGCTCGGCGGGGCGCCGTTGTACTCCGGCGTCACCAAAAGCAGCGCATCGGCCCGCCTGGCTTCGGCGCGTAGCTCCTCCACCGCCGGGCCGGGAGCGTGCTCGAGCTCTTCGTTGTAGTGGGGCAGCTCTGTCAGGCGTTCCCACAGCACGACCTCCACACCCGGTGGCGCCAAGCTCTTGGCAGCGAGCGCCAGCCGCCGGTTCCACGAGTTCCTGCGCAGGCTGCCGACGAGCGTGAGGATGCGGAGCGGCCGGCCGGCGGCTTCGCCGCCGGCCGGGACGCTCCTAACGCCCTCCACGGTGCTGCTGTCGGTCGGTGGGACGGTCACTGCTTCTGCGCCTCCACCTCTAGCACCAACGTCACTTCGTCACCGAGCACCTTGGTGCCGTTCTCGAGCGTGGCGTCCCAGGAGAGGCCCCACTGCTTGCGATCGAGCGCCCCCTGTGCCGCAAGGCTCACACGCGGCTTTCCCTGCATGTCGACAGTCGCTCCGCGCAGCTCGACATCGAGCGCCACCGGGTGGGTCGCGCCGCGCAACTCGAAGTCGCCCTCGACGCGCCAGCGCCCCTCGCCCGTCCGCTCGATCCGCGTGGCGCTGAAGCGCGCCTTCGGGTAGCGCTCGGTCCAGAAGAACTCCTCGCTGCGCAGATGCTGGGCGAGCGTCTCTTCGCGCACGTCGACACTCGCCACGTCGATCTCACCCTCCACGCCCGCGAGCTCGCCGCTCTCGTCGAACCGCAGCGAGCCCGAGAAATCGCGGAAGCGGCCGCGGAAACGCGAGATGCCGAGATGCTCGACCTCGAAACCCACGGTCGAGTGGATCGGGTCGATCGCGTACGTGCCCGGTTCGACCTGCGTTTTGGTGGCGCTCGTGCTCATCTGCTGACCTCCTCGTTTCGTACGTATGACGTGGCCATCAGTGCCCGTGGCGGCAGTTCGTTGCGTACGCACTGGTTGCACCCGCAACCATATTCGCGTCGAAGAGGTTAGCAACGCAATCATTGCGTACGCAACGAACGCTTGAGCGGGCGTAAACTTGGCTTGTGACCAGCCACCGCGACGCTTGGCACGCGCTCATGGACGCGCACGCGACCGTGGTCTGCGCGGTCGAGCGGACGTTCGCTGCCGCCGGTCTTCCACCGCTCGGATGGTTCGAGGTGCTGGCGGCGCTCGCTACCGCAGAAGGGCAGATGCTGCGTCCGCGCGAGCTTCTCGACCACGTGCGCCTGTCGAAAAGCGGGCTCACACGCCTCGTCGACCGCCTCGAGGAGGCAGGCCTTGTCGAGCGTGCGCGCTGTCCCAAGGACCGGCGCGGGTACCACGTCGTGCTCACCGCCGCCGGACGCGCCACCTACGAGCGGATGGCTCCCCTCTACGAGGAAGTGCTTCGCCGCCACCTAAGCGAAGCGATCAGCGCCGACGAAGCTTCCGACCTGGCGAGCCTGCTGCGCCGCCTCGCGACCGACCCGGGAAAGGTCGCCTCCGGGAGCTAGGAACGCGTCACAGAACGCGGCACACGATCCGCCTGTACGATCCGCGGTCAGTGGCAGGGCGGATCGTCCTTTTCGGCGCTTCCGGATACACCGGCGCTCTGACCGCCGAGGCGCTCGTCGAGCGCGGTGTCCAGCCTGTCCTGGCCGGGCGCGATCGCATGAAGCTCGAGCGGTTACGCGCGCGCCTGGGCCGCGACGATCTCGAGATCGCCATCGCCGACGCGAGCGATCCCTCCTCCGTCGCCTCGCTTGTCGCGGGCGGCGACGTGCTCGTCACGACCGTCGGCCCGTTCCTGCGCTATGGCTACGCGGCGCTCGAAGCGGCCGTCGCGGCACCCTGCGTCTACATCGATTCGACGGGCGAGCCGCCCTTCATCCGCGAGGTCTTCGAGCGTTACGGGCCGCGCGCCGCCCGCTCCGGCGCGGTCCTTTTGACGGCTCTCGGCTACGACTACGTGCCAGGGAACCTGGCCGGCGCGCTGGCCCTCGAGGTGGTCGGCGAGGACGCGGTGCGGGTCGACGTGGGCTACTTCGTCGACGGCCGTCCGACGCCCGACGCGATGAGCGGCGGAACGCGCGCGTCGCTCGCCGGGGTCGCCGGAGAGCCGTCGTTCGCGTTCCGCGGCGGGTCGCTCGCGACCGAGCGCGCGGCGCGCCGCGTGCGCACCTTCGAGCTCACGGTGGGCAACCGCAAGGGCATCTCGGTCGGTGGCAGCGAGCACCTTGGCTTGCCGCGCTCCTTCCCGCAGCTCGAGGAGGTCAACGTCTACCTGGGGTGGTTCGCCGCACTGTCGCGCCCGATGCAGGTCGTGTCGGCGGTTGGCGGAGCGTTGCGGCGCCTGCCCACGGCGCGTGCCGCCACAGGGCGGCTGGCCGACGTCCTCCACAAGTCCGGCGAGGGACCGAGCGAAGCCACACGCGCACGGGTGGGGTCGCGCATCGTCGCCTGCGCCTACGACCGTTCGGGTCGCGAACTCGCGCGCGTCGAGCTAGCCGGCGTCAACGCTTACGACTTCACCGCGCGCATGCTCGCGCTCGCTGCCCTACGGGCGAAGGAGGGCGCGATCAACGGGTCGGGAGCGCTCGGCCCGGTCGAGGCGTTCGGGTTGCGCGCGCTAGAGCAGCTCGTAGAGGAAGCCGGTATCCGCCGCGTGGCCTGACGCGGCGCGCGGCGACGGCGCGGTGCGCCACTGGTCCGCCAGCGGCGAGCGCTAGGCCGGCGAAAAAAGCCGCGTTGTCGAACGCCAGCGTCCCGACGATCGCCACAGCCGCTCCAGCGATAGCGGACACGCGCTCGACGCGCGTGAGCTCGGAGGCTGTCTCCTCGTTTGTGGTTCGTTCCATTCCCATCGTCATGGCGGGAGGATCGGCGGGCGACGCCGCCGCCCGGTTAAGCGCCCGCGACCGGCCTGTGAACGTTCCGTGAAGAGGCGACACTTGCGCCGCCGGACGTGCGACCCACGCGACGGTCGGTCTTTCACCGAATCGCAACGACTCGTTGACGCGCGCTTCACGGAACGCTCTGCGCTGCGCGCGATCCTCCCCGTAGATGCACGGAACGCACAACCAAGTCGCGCGGCCCGTACGGCCGACAAGCAGAGCGCAAGGGCGGGACATCAGCCCGGTGCAGACCGACCTGCACTTCCACCTCTTGCCGGGAATCGACGACGGGCCCGACAGCCCCGAACAGGCGCTCGCTCTCGCGCGCGCGGCGGTCGCCGACGGCACCGGAACGGTAGTCGTGACGCCGCATCTGCGGCGCGACCACGTGCGCGACCCGCGCGCGATCGTGCGCGCGGCGGTCGATTTTCGCCGCCTTCTGCGCAGCAACCGGATCGACCTCGAGATCGTCTGCGCTGCCGAGGTGTGCGCTGACCTCGCGGCGACTCTCCCGCCTCGGGCGCTCGGCGCGGTCGCCTTCGGTCCGCTGGCGGCGCCGTGCCTGCTGGTCGAGTGTCCGTTCGAAGGTGTCTCGCCGGCGTTCGTGCGCGCCTGCGACGACCTTGCTCGGCGCGGATTTCGCCTCGTCCTCGCGCATCCCGAGCTGTGTGAGCTCGACGGCGCGGGCGAGCGCCGTCTGCGCGAACTGCTCCGTCGCGGCGCTCTACTGCAAATCAACGCGCTCTCGATCGTCGGGCGTCACGGCCCGGTCGCGGAACGGCGCGCGCTCGACCTCGTCGCGCGCCGCATGGGCCACCTCGTTGCCTCGGACGCCCACGGCCCTACGCGCCCCCCGACGCTCTCGGCCGCATCGGCAGCTTTGCTCGCACACGGCTTCTCGTCGCGGCACGTCCGGCGTCTCGTCCACGAGACCCCGTGGCGTTTGGTACAAGCGGGCGAGCCCAACGCGCGCCCGTGCCCGCCCGGCTTCCCCTCCCCGCCGGGCCGGGCGGGTGACGACTTCGCGCAAGCGGGAGCCGATGCGACCGGCCCTTGGCCGGTCGCTAGGCTCGCCGCCCAGGCAGCGTGACCGTCATCGCGCAAATATCGGATCTCCACGTGGGCGGGGCGCGCTATGAGCCCGCGCTGCTCGACCAGGTGCTGGCCGAGATCGCCGAGCTCGCTCCGGACCTCGTGGTGGTGTGTGGCGACCTCACCGACGAGGGCTACCCCGATCAGTACGAGGTCGTCAAAACCGCGCTCGCTCGCCTCGATGGTCTGGAAGTGGTGGCCGTGCCCGGCAACCACGACGCCAAGCACGTCGGCTATCTCCACTGGGAGGCGATGCTCGGCGAACGCGAAACCACGCGTCGCCTCACGATCGACGGTGAAGCGGTGACGATCGTCGGGGTCGACTCGAGCAAGCCCGACATCGACGAGGGCGAAGTCGGCCGCGAGCACTACAAGCCGATCCAGGAGGCGCTCGCCGCTCCCGCCGACCTGCGCGTTTTCGTCTGCCACCACCATCTCTTGCCGATTCCGGGCACCGGCCGCGAACGCAACCAGGTCGCTGACGCCGGCGACGTGCTCGCGCTGCTCGGGGCGAACGGGGTGGATCTCGTGCTCGGCGGCCACCGGCACGTTCCCTTCGCCTGGCGGATCGGCGGGCTGGTCGTCGCCCACTCCGGTACGGCCGCGTCGCTGCGGACACGCGCCTTCCCCCACCCCGCCTACAACGTGATAACTGTCGGCCCGGAGTCGATCGCCGTCGAGCTGCGCGTTCCCGGCGGCGAGCGACAGGCGCTCGCGACCTTCCCGCGCCAGCGACCAACACAGGCCAACGGCTGCGTGACACCGGGGCTGCCGCGGCAAGGGTTCGAGTGGCTCGTCGATCCGGTACGCGCCTCGGGCCGAGCGCTGCGTTTCAGCTAGAGGGTGCAGCGCCGGCACGTTCTCGGAGCTGCCTCGGCGGCCGCGCTCGCGCTGGCGAGCACCGCATTGTTGCCCGCCCAACCCACGTACGACCCCTGGGCGTGGGTGGTGTGGGGACGCGAGCTGGTGCAGGGCAGCCTCGACACGAGCGCCGGTCCTTCCTGGAAACCGTTGCCGCCGATCGTCATCGCTGCGCTGTCTCCGTTGCGTCTCCTGAGCGAGACCCTGCCCGCGACGGTGTGGGTGCTCGCCGTGCGCTTCGCTGCGATCGTCGGCATCGTGTTGACCGCCCGCCTGGCGGTCGCGCTCGCGCGCTCCGCGTGGCCCGAGCGGCGCGATTTCGCCGTGCCGGCAGCCTTGCTCGCCGCTGCTGCACTGCTGGCCGGGGGCGGTTTTCTGCGCTACTTCGCAGCCGGCAGCGACGCGCCCCTCGCCGTGTCGTTCGCGGCGCTCGGCGCGCTCGCGCTTCTGTCCGGTCGGCCACGCCTCGGCGCCTGTGCGCTTGCGCTGCTCGTGCTCGTGCGACCGGAGGCGACACCGATCTTCGCGTTCGTCGCCTGGCGAGCGTTCTCGCCGCGCGCTGCCGCCGCTGCGCTGGCGGCGGTCGTCGCGCTGTGGACGGTGCCCGAGTGGGTCGGCTCCGGCGACCCCCTGGGCGCTTTCAAGCAGGCCGCGTCGCGGCCGTCGTGGGCAGCATCCAACGCCGACGATCCGGTTCTCGCTTCGCTCGGAGAGGCAGCGCGCCTCCTCGGTCCGGTGACGCTCGCCGGTCTCGTTGCGGCGTCGCTTGCGCTGTTGGCGCGGCGCACGCGCGCAACGGGCGCCGCTAGGTGGCTCCTAGCCATCACGTTCGCCTGGGTCGCAGCGGTCGCTGCGAGCACCGCCCTCGGCTTTTCCGGCAACGCTCGCTACTACGCGCCGATCGTGCCGCTCGCGGCTGCCCTTGCCGCCGTCGGTCTAGTGCAGGTCGTAGCGTTCGTCGACGGCCGGAGTGCGCGCCTCTCGCCGCTCGCCGCTCTGGTGCCGGGAGCTGGGCTGCTGGTCGCCGGGGCAGCGCTTGTCTCGAGCTTCGGCGCCGTGCGCGAGCGGATGGACGCCGAGGCGTCGCTCGCCCGCGCTCTGGCTGCTGCGCCGGCGGCGATCGGCGCGCGGGTGCCGGCGAGCAGCGAGCGCGAGGGCTTGGCTGGCGCCCGCCGATTGATCGAGGCTGGAACGCTGCGCGTCGATCGTCCCTTCCAGACGCACGCGGCGTACATCCTCGGCGTGCCGATCGTCGCCGTGGAGCGACCGCGGCGCAAGCTGCCGCGCTACGCGCTCGACCACCCGCGCATCCCGACCGCGAACGAGCGGCGCGGTTCTCAGCTGCGCGCGAGCCTCGGGCGGGCAGCGCGCGAGCGATGGCGGCTCCTGGCGACGATCGACGGCTGGCGGATCATTGTGCGCAGCGACTAGCCCGGCTAGCCCGAGCAGCCAGCGTCACGCGTCCGAATCGACCTGCGGCGACAGCTCGGGATGGGAAGCGTCCTGGAACTCCTGGAACAGTCCCGTGACCACGAAGGCGGTTTGCTCGCCGACATCGACGGCATAGTCGCCGATGCGCTCGATGTTGCGCGCGGCGAGCATCATGTGCATGCCCCACTCGCGCAGCTCGAGGTCGTCGCTGATCTCGACGACACGGTCGAAGCACTCGCGGTTGAGACGGTCGATCTCGTCGTCGAGACGCACCAGGTCGAGCGCCATCTGGACATTGCGGTCGGCGAAACAACGGCGCGCCTGGACGACCTGTAGGCGCGCGTGCTGCCCCATCCGCGCGAGCTTCTCGAGCAGCAGGTCGTCGGTGCGCGGCTGCGGATCGTCGAGCGGTACCAGCTTGGCGATGTTCACACAGTGGTCGCCCATCCGCTCGGCATGACGGATGACGTGCAGGAGCGCCGCCGCCAGACGGAGGTCGCCCGCGACCGGCGCCTGCCGGGCGATCAACCCGAGCACGCCCTGGTGCACCTCGAGATAGCGGCCGTCGAGGCGGTCGTCGTCGGCCACGACGAGGTGCGACAGCTCGACATCGTGGCGGATCAACGCCTCCATCGCGTTGTCGAGCTGGCCGACGACCATGTCGAGAGCGCCGAGCGTCTGCCGCTCGAGCTCGGCGAGCTCGTCCTGGAAGTGTTTGCGCGCCCGCTCCGGCATCGTCTCAACCCATCTTTCCGGTCACGTATGCCTCGGTGCGCGGATCGGCAGGGTTGGTGAAGATCCGCTCGGTCGGCCCGTACTCGATCAGCTCGCCGGCCCGCTCGCCCTTGTCGTCGCTCTCGACGGTCAGGAAGGCGGTCATGTCCGACACTCGCGCCGCCTGCTGCATGTTGTGCGTGACGATCACGATCGAGTAGCGCTCTTTCAGCTCGACCATCAGGTCCTCGATGCGCGCGGTCGAGATCGGGTCGAGCGCCGAACAGGGCTCGTCCATCAGGATCACCTCGGGTTCGACAGCCAGGCAGCGAGCGATGCAAAGACGCTGCTGCTGGCCGCCCGACAGTCCGTAAGCGTTGTCCTTGAGCCGGTCCTTCACCTCGTCCCACAACGCCGCACGGCGCAGGGCGCGTTCGACGATCTCGTCGAGGTTGCCCTTCATCCCCGTGACGCGCGGACCGTAGGCGACGTTGTCGTAGATCGACTTCGGGAACGGGTTGGGCTTCTGGAAGACCATCCCGATCAGCTTGCGCAGCTCGACCGGGTCGACGTTCGGGTCGTAGATGTCTTGGCCGTGGTAGCGGACCTTGCCCTCGACCACTGCGCCGGGAATCAGGTCGTTCATGCGGTTGAGGCAGCGCAAGAGCGTGCTCTTGCCGCACCCCGACGGCCCGATCAGCGCCGTGATCAGGTTGCGACCGATGTCGAAGGTGACGTTGCGAACCGCAGGCTTGCCCGCGTAGCGGACCGTGACGTTCTCGATCTCGACGACCGGCTCGACACGCTCGGGTGCGGGTTGGTCGCGGCGCACTACGTCGGCGTCGATGTGCACCAACGTGCGCTCGCCAGCTCGTGGCCGGGCGGACGTTCCCTGCATCGGTTCCCCCTGTTCTCCGTGCGCTGTCAAGTCCGTGCTCGAAGTTTCGCTGTTCTCGGCGGCCGCCACGTTTCCGGAAAGTGCACGAGCTCCTACCCGCCGTTCACCAACGCTGACGACTGCGATCGCGGATCCAGATCGCGGCCGCGTTCATCAGCAGCAGCAGAGCTAGCAGGACGACGATCGCTGCCGCCGCAAGCGTGCGGAACTCCTCCTGCGGGCGAGAGATCCAAGCGAAGATCTGGATCGGTAGTGCCGTGAACGCGCTCAGCGGCCCGTCGGGGTTGAACTGGACGAAGGTGAGCGCCCCCAGCATCGTGAGCGGTGCCGCCTCGCCGATCGCCCGCGACAGCGCGAGGATCGAGCCGGTCGCGATCCCCGGCACCGCCGCCGGCAGGACCTGGCGGCGGACCGTCTGCCACTTGGTGGCACCGAGCGCCAACGACGCCTGGCGGATCGAGTCCGGTACCGCCCTGATCGCTTCGCGCCCGGCGATCGTGACGATCGGCAGCACCAAAAGCGACAGCGTCAGTGCCGCGGCCAGAACCGTCGGCCCGAGTCCGAGCGGACCGCGCGCAAAGAAGGCGAGACCGAGGATGCCGTAGACGATCGACGGCACCGCCGCCAGGTTCTGGATGTTCAGCTCGATCAGACGGTTCCACCAGCGCGAGCGATCGGCGTACTCCTCGAGATAGATCGCCGCGCCGATACCCACCGGCACGACCGTGAGCGCGACGATCGAGATGATCCAGATCGTCCCGAAGATCGCCGACTGTGCACCGGCAAGGGAAGGTGTGCTCGAGGGAAAGTTTTCGATGAGGCGCAGGTCGAGGCGCGGTGCCCCGCGCACGATCATCGTCACGAGCAGCGTCGCGAGGCTGACGATCCCGATCGCCAGACTCACGAACAAAAGCGCAGCGAAGGCCCGCTCGCGCCAGCGCAGGCGACGCGACCGGCCGGCGAAAAGGCGCGCGGCGACGGCGTCGCGGACCGCGTCCGCTTCGGCGCTCGTCACTCCCACGGAGCTCACTCGTAAGCCTCCCGGAACCGGCGCACCAGTCGCGCGCTGGCGAGGTTCATGAAGAAGGTCATAACGAAGAGCGTCGCCCCGACAGCAAAGATCGTCTTGTAGCCAATGCTGCCGGTGGGGAGGTCGCCGATGCCCGCCGACGCGATGAAGGCGGTCATCGTCTGCATCGGCTCTGTCGGATCGAGCGTAAGGTTCGGCTGGTTGCCGGCGGCGATCAGCACGATCATCGTCTCGCCCACCGCTCGCGAGATGCCGAGCACGAAGCTGGCGACGATTCCCGACAACGCTGCCGGAACGACGACGCGCATCGATACCTGCATCCTCGTCGCGCCGAGCGCGTACGCCCCCTCACGGAGGCCGCGGGGAACGGCCGACATGGCGTCTTCCGAGATCGACGCCACCGTCGGCAGGATCATCACGCCCATCACGAGACCAGCGGCAAGGGCGTTGAAGGTCGACGGCGGGTCGCCCGGCAGGAACCAGATGTCGCGCAGAAGCGGAGTGACGAACACCAACGCGAAGAAGCCGTAAACAACGGTGGGAATGCCGGCCAGCACCTCGAGCACCGGCTTGAGCACACGGCGCGCCCGGTCGGGTGCGTACTCGCTGAGGTAGATAGCCGCGCCGAGCCCGAACGGGATACACACGACGAGCGCCCAAAAGGTCGTCACGAGCGTCGCCACGACGAGTGGCAGGACGCCGAAGTGGGCGTCGGCGAAGAGCGGCGACCAGTTCGTCCCGGTAAGGAAGTCGAAGAGGTCGACCGTGCGGAAGAACTCGATCGCCGGGATCGCCAGCGCCACCACGATCCCGACAGTGGTGGCGACAGACAGCGCGCCGCAAACGAACAGGAGCGCAACGACGAAGCGCTCGCCCCAACGCACGCGGCGGGTCCCGAGGCGCCCCGTCGGGCGCCCCGGAACTCCTGCCGCTCCGCTTGTGGGCAGAGCGCTCAGCGATCGACCTCCCTGTCGTGAGTAGCGCTCACACCGTTCAGCCCGCGAGCCTGTCGACCTCCTGACGCGCCTTGCGCTGCTGCGTGTCGGTGAGGTCGATGAACAGCGCTCGCTTTGTGAGCTCCTCTTCGTTGTCGATGTAGAAGCGCACGAACTCCTGAACCTCACGGCGCTGGAGC
This genomic window contains:
- a CDS encoding NADPH-dependent FMN reductase — protein: MTVPPTDSSTVEGVRSVPAGGEAAGRPLRILTLVGSLRRNSWNRRLALAAKSLAPPGVEVVLWERLTELPHYNEELEHAPGPAVEELRAEARRADALLLVTPEYNGAPPSALKNAIDWLSRPAGAAPIAGKPAAVTGGSVSSFGALWAQQVARRALMIAGARPLERELPVGKIDQRFSGEELADEATAQALRELLRELAEAARSEGSEPTFASTTPGRREA
- a CDS encoding YceI family protein — encoded protein: MSTSATKTQVEPGTYAIDPIHSTVGFEVEHLGISRFRGRFRDFSGSLRFDESGELAGVEGEIDVASVDVREETLAQHLRSEEFFWTERYPKARFSATRIERTGEGRWRVEGDFELRGATHPVALDVELRGATVDMQGKPRVSLAAQGALDRKQWGLSWDATLENGTKVLGDEVTLVLEVEAQKQ
- a CDS encoding MarR family winged helix-turn-helix transcriptional regulator; translated protein: MTSHRDAWHALMDAHATVVCAVERTFAAAGLPPLGWFEVLAALATAEGQMLRPRELLDHVRLSKSGLTRLVDRLEEAGLVERARCPKDRRGYHVVLTAAGRATYERMAPLYEEVLRRHLSEAISADEASDLASLLRRLATDPGKVASGS
- a CDS encoding saccharopine dehydrogenase family protein, whose protein sequence is MAGRIVLFGASGYTGALTAEALVERGVQPVLAGRDRMKLERLRARLGRDDLEIAIADASDPSSVASLVAGGDVLVTTVGPFLRYGYAALEAAVAAPCVYIDSTGEPPFIREVFERYGPRAARSGAVLLTALGYDYVPGNLAGALALEVVGEDAVRVDVGYFVDGRPTPDAMSGGTRASLAGVAGEPSFAFRGGSLATERAARRVRTFELTVGNRKGISVGGSEHLGLPRSFPQLEEVNVYLGWFAALSRPMQVVSAVGGALRRLPTARAATGRLADVLHKSGEGPSEATRARVGSRIVACAYDRSGRELARVELAGVNAYDFTARMLALAALRAKEGAINGSGALGPVEAFGLRALEQLVEEAGIRRVA
- a CDS encoding CpsB/CapC family capsule biosynthesis tyrosine phosphatase; this translates as MQTDLHFHLLPGIDDGPDSPEQALALARAAVADGTGTVVVTPHLRRDHVRDPRAIVRAAVDFRRLLRSNRIDLEIVCAAEVCADLAATLPPRALGAVAFGPLAAPCLLVECPFEGVSPAFVRACDDLARRGFRLVLAHPELCELDGAGERRLRELLRRGALLQINALSIVGRHGPVAERRALDLVARRMGHLVASDAHGPTRPPTLSAASAALLAHGFSSRHVRRLVHETPWRLVQAGEPNARPCPPGFPSPPGRAGDDFAQAGADATGPWPVARLAAQAA
- a CDS encoding metallophosphoesterase family protein, with product MTVIAQISDLHVGGARYEPALLDQVLAEIAELAPDLVVVCGDLTDEGYPDQYEVVKTALARLDGLEVVAVPGNHDAKHVGYLHWEAMLGERETTRRLTIDGEAVTIVGVDSSKPDIDEGEVGREHYKPIQEALAAPADLRVFVCHHHLLPIPGTGRERNQVADAGDVLALLGANGVDLVLGGHRHVPFAWRIGGLVVAHSGTAASLRTRAFPHPAYNVITVGPESIAVELRVPGGERQALATFPRQRPTQANGCVTPGLPRQGFEWLVDPVRASGRALRFS
- the phoU gene encoding phosphate signaling complex protein PhoU, with the translated sequence MPERARKHFQDELAELERQTLGALDMVVGQLDNAMEALIRHDVELSHLVVADDDRLDGRYLEVHQGVLGLIARQAPVAGDLRLAAALLHVIRHAERMGDHCVNIAKLVPLDDPQPRTDDLLLEKLARMGQHARLQVVQARRCFADRNVQMALDLVRLDDEIDRLNRECFDRVVEISDDLELREWGMHMMLAARNIERIGDYAVDVGEQTAFVVTGLFQEFQDASHPELSPQVDSDA
- the pstB gene encoding phosphate ABC transporter ATP-binding protein PstB — translated: MQGTSARPRAGERTLVHIDADVVRRDQPAPERVEPVVEIENVTVRYAGKPAVRNVTFDIGRNLITALIGPSGCGKSTLLRCLNRMNDLIPGAVVEGKVRYHGQDIYDPNVDPVELRKLIGMVFQKPNPFPKSIYDNVAYGPRVTGMKGNLDEIVERALRRAALWDEVKDRLKDNAYGLSGGQQQRLCIARCLAVEPEVILMDEPCSALDPISTARIEDLMVELKERYSIVIVTHNMQQAARVSDMTAFLTVESDDKGERAGELIEYGPTERIFTNPADPRTEAYVTGKMG
- the pstA gene encoding phosphate ABC transporter permease PstA yields the protein MRWRERAFAALLFVSLAIGIVSLATLLVTMIVRGAPRLDLRLIENFPSSTPSLAGAQSAIFGTIWIISIVALTVVPVGIGAAIYLEEYADRSRWWNRLIELNIQNLAAVPSIVYGILGLAFFARGPLGLGPTVLAAALTLSLLVLPIVTIAGREAIRAVPDSIRQASLALGATKWQTVRRQVLPAAVPGIATGSILALSRAIGEAAPLTMLGALTFVQFNPDGPLSAFTALPIQIFAWISRPQEEFRTLAAAAIVVLLALLLLMNAAAIWIRDRSRQRW
- the pstC gene encoding phosphate ABC transporter permease subunit PstC → MPTSGAAGVPGRPTGRLGTRRVRWGERFVVALLFVCGALSVATTVGIVVALAIPAIEFFRTVDLFDFLTGTNWSPLFADAHFGVLPLVVATLVTTFWALVVCIPFGLGAAIYLSEYAPDRARRVLKPVLEVLAGIPTVVYGFFALVFVTPLLRDIWFLPGDPPSTFNALAAGLVMGVMILPTVASISEDAMSAVPRGLREGAYALGATRMQVSMRVVVPAALSGIVASFVLGISRAVGETMIVLIAAGNQPNLTLDPTEPMQTMTAFIASAGIGDLPTGSIGYKTIFAVGATLFVMTFFMNLASARLVRRFREAYE